A window of Lacibacter sediminis contains these coding sequences:
- a CDS encoding NAD(P)-dependent alcohol dehydrogenase yields the protein MKAVICTQYGSPDVLQIQEVSKPIPKDREILVKIVATAVNSGDVRVRSLDVKGFLKVLMRLVLGISKPRKPILGTVFSGVVETVGSNVSKFKVADKVFGMTGFKFGTHAEYIAVDQNSNVIEMPYNASFEEAAAIIFGGQTAIYFLDKARIAEKPNKKLLIIGATGSVGTAAIQIAKYYNVDITAVCSSEGQKLVNELGVKNVILYDKEDFTKQTEKFDIIFDAVGKSNRKQCEKLLNENGVYKSVSSVNASENIQQLQLLKELFEKGAFKAVIDKTFQMDEIIEAHRYVDTGRKKGNVALRISKCQEH from the coding sequence ATGAAAGCCGTTATCTGCACGCAATATGGTTCTCCTGATGTTTTGCAAATTCAGGAAGTTTCTAAGCCCATACCCAAAGACAGGGAAATTCTTGTCAAAATAGTTGCTACTGCGGTCAACTCCGGAGATGTAAGGGTAAGAAGCCTTGATGTTAAGGGATTTCTGAAAGTCCTAATGCGATTGGTGTTAGGTATTTCAAAACCAAGGAAACCCATTTTAGGAACTGTATTTTCAGGTGTTGTTGAAACTGTTGGAAGCAACGTTTCCAAATTTAAAGTTGCTGATAAAGTATTCGGTATGACAGGTTTTAAATTCGGAACTCATGCAGAGTATATTGCAGTTGATCAAAACAGCAACGTCATTGAAATGCCTTATAATGCTTCATTCGAAGAAGCAGCAGCTATCATTTTTGGTGGACAAACAGCCATTTACTTTTTAGATAAAGCAAGAATAGCCGAAAAGCCAAACAAAAAACTCCTCATTATCGGTGCAACTGGTTCAGTAGGGACAGCAGCAATCCAGATAGCAAAATATTACAATGTTGATATAACCGCAGTCTGCAGTTCCGAAGGACAAAAACTTGTTAATGAATTAGGAGTTAAAAACGTTATCCTTTACGACAAAGAAGACTTTACTAAACAAACAGAAAAGTTTGATATCATTTTTGATGCAGTTGGTAAATCCAACAGAAAACAATGTGAAAAACTCCTGAACGAAAATGGAGTTTATAAGAGTGTAAGTTCTGTAAATGCTTCGGAAAACATTCAACAATTACAGCTATTAAAAGAGTTGTTTGAAAAAGGAGCATTTAAGGCGGTAATTGACAAGACGTTTCAAATGGACGAAATAATAGAAGCACATAGATATGTTGACACGGGAAGAAAAAAAGGTAATGTAGCGCTGAGAATTAGCAAGTGCCAAGAGCACTAG
- a CDS encoding nuclear transport factor 2 family protein, protein MIDKGQILKLEDELLKAIQSSDIATLDKLLHPDLLFILPNGQTITKEMDLASHRSGAMVVEELSPTIEQINLIESTAIVIVVYETKGKMLGKPIQGRFRYIRIWNSFDGNLKVIGGSCIQL, encoded by the coding sequence ATGATTGACAAAGGCCAAATACTAAAACTGGAAGATGAACTTTTAAAAGCAATTCAATCAAGTGACATTGCCACCCTTGACAAATTACTTCACCCCGACCTGCTTTTCATTTTACCTAACGGACAGACGATAACTAAAGAAATGGATTTGGCTTCCCACCGTTCAGGGGCAATGGTAGTTGAAGAGTTGAGCCCGACGATAGAACAAATTAATCTGATTGAAAGCACAGCAATAGTTATTGTTGTTTACGAAACAAAAGGAAAAATGCTGGGGAAACCCATTCAGGGAAGGTTCAGATATATAAGAATTTGGAACTCATTCGACGGAAATTTGAAAGTAATTGGTGGAAGCTGCATTCAACTATAG
- a CDS encoding dihydrofolate reductase family protein, translating into MKKLIAAMNMTLDGFCDHTTMMADDEIHEHYRELLNNAGAVLYGRITYQLMQFWQTILENPTGNKAMDEFATAMDNVTKIVYSRTLQQVDWRNTILKNELIKEEISELKQQTGKDLYVGSPGLIATLTQLQLIDEYQISVHPTVAGSGLVLFKNISERVDLKLLKTKTFGCGAILLYYQTIKK; encoded by the coding sequence ATGAAAAAACTCATTGCAGCAATGAATATGACGCTTGACGGTTTTTGCGATCACACAACTATGATGGCAGATGATGAAATACATGAACATTACCGTGAGCTGCTAAATAACGCAGGTGCCGTTTTATATGGACGAATCACTTATCAGCTGATGCAGTTCTGGCAAACAATTCTTGAAAATCCCACCGGCAACAAAGCAATGGATGAATTTGCAACAGCAATGGATAATGTTACCAAGATCGTTTATTCCCGAACGCTTCAACAGGTTGACTGGAGAAATACGATCTTGAAAAACGAACTCATAAAAGAAGAAATTTCAGAATTGAAACAGCAAACAGGTAAAGATCTTTATGTGGGCAGCCCGGGTTTAATTGCCACACTCACACAACTTCAGTTGATTGATGAATACCAAATTAGCGTTCATCCAACCGTTGCAGGAAGCGGCCTGGTCTTATTTAAAAACATCAGCGAACGGGTTGATCTAAAGCTGCTCAAAACAAAAACATTTGGTTGCGGTGCAATTCTTCTGTATTACCAAACGATCAAAAAATAA
- a CDS encoding VOC family protein encodes MSKTEIKGIAPFFIVKNVPAALKFYQDKFGFEITFQGPGEDDIFFGIVQRGAAMIMMKDIGVDPIPNYTRDIQQGIARWDAYLYVPDPDALAAEFSSRNVEFFQPISNNDDGLRGFEVKDVDGYLLYFGCPHNKREE; translated from the coding sequence ATGAGCAAAACAGAAATCAAAGGTATTGCGCCATTCTTTATTGTAAAGAATGTTCCTGCTGCACTGAAGTTTTACCAGGATAAATTCGGCTTTGAGATCACGTTTCAGGGACCAGGTGAAGATGATATTTTCTTTGGCATTGTACAGCGGGGAGCCGCCATGATCATGATGAAGGATATTGGTGTTGATCCCATACCTAATTACACAAGAGATATTCAACAAGGCATTGCCCGTTGGGATGCATACCTGTATGTTCCCGATCCCGATGCACTGGCAGCAGAATTCTCTTCACGCAATGTTGAGTTCTTTCAACCAATCAGTAACAACGATGATGGTTTGCGTGGATTTGAAGTGAAGGATGTGGATGGGTATCTGTTGTATTTTGGATGTCCGCATAACAAGCGTGAAGAGTAA
- a CDS encoding RDD family protein encodes MSDAKYHTGFRRFGAAIIDGIIFTPFLMVDLWILNQTDNVWIIFAWTAFNASLYYLYSIYFHYKFGRTIGKWVVRIKVLDISETKLLSLKQAFLRDSLYLIIQIIGLLYFLFLVAKTGDLDIIIMDYRNFIDYSFLCWMLLELLSMLTNDKRRAIHDWLAGSVVIIAKSS; translated from the coding sequence ATGAGCGATGCAAAGTATCATACAGGGTTCAGGCGTTTTGGCGCTGCAATTATCGATGGTATTATTTTTACTCCATTTCTTATGGTGGATCTTTGGATACTGAACCAAACAGACAATGTGTGGATCATTTTTGCATGGACCGCTTTTAACGCTTCGCTCTATTACTTATACAGCATTTACTTTCATTATAAATTCGGCCGCACAATCGGCAAGTGGGTGGTAAGGATAAAAGTGCTGGACATTAGTGAAACAAAATTGCTCAGCCTCAAACAGGCTTTTCTGCGAGATTCGTTGTACCTGATAATTCAGATCATCGGCTTGCTGTACTTCCTTTTCTTAGTTGCAAAGACAGGTGATCTTGATATCATCATTATGGACTACCGCAATTTTATCGACTATAGTTTTCTTTGCTGGATGTTGCTTGAGCTGCTCTCAATGTTAACCAACGATAAACGAAGAGCTATTCATGACTGGCTGGCGGGATCGGTGGTGATTATTGCAAAAAGTTCATAA
- a CDS encoding TMEM175 family protein gives MKGTTKSDQKKESARVELFSDGVFAIAITLLVLDLIQILHPETEDDLLTVCLHHWQSFLAFFIGFTTILVCWINHHVAFEFIQKVDTKFMWVNGFLLFVVTLTPFPTAILAEYLQKESTVALAVFGFNYILISFAANGICTYAYNHQLVSDEDRVYFNSYRQIYRYGIYYTIVVFFICFISTWVAVFLYILLFAAFAAPKELTARLENLRTGKKSKSAINKAQQVDENENDLAGHTSNEMEQGS, from the coding sequence ATGAAAGGGACAACAAAAAGCGATCAAAAAAAAGAGTCGGCGAGAGTTGAACTTTTTAGTGATGGTGTATTTGCCATTGCCATTACTCTGTTGGTATTGGATTTAATACAGATTTTACATCCTGAAACAGAAGATGATCTGTTAACCGTTTGTCTTCATCATTGGCAATCGTTCCTTGCGTTTTTTATCGGCTTTACCACAATACTTGTGTGCTGGATCAATCATCATGTCGCTTTTGAGTTTATTCAAAAGGTGGATACAAAATTTATGTGGGTGAATGGCTTTTTGTTGTTTGTTGTAACGCTCACACCTTTTCCAACAGCTATACTGGCAGAATATCTGCAGAAAGAAAGTACCGTTGCACTGGCTGTTTTCGGGTTTAATTATATCCTGATTTCATTTGCAGCAAACGGTATTTGTACTTATGCCTATAACCATCAATTAGTTTCGGATGAAGACCGGGTTTATTTTAATTCGTATCGCCAAATTTACCGTTATGGAATTTATTATACCATTGTGGTATTTTTCATTTGTTTTATTTCCACTTGGGTAGCGGTGTTTTTATACATTCTCTTATTTGCTGCATTTGCAGCACCAAAGGAGTTAACAGCCCGACTTGAAAATTTACGAACAGGGAAGAAGAGCAAGTCCGCAATTAATAAGGCACAACAGGTTGACGAAAACGAGAACGATCTTGCCGGCCATACCTCTAATGAAATGGAACAAGGTAGTTAG
- a CDS encoding GlxA family transcriptional regulator, with product MKHITILVPDGQTSLSSVACIVGSYEMFTRANGYWSQTEAGKKNGTKELYKIELAGVSKKAEFDNGLLTVTTHVHISNISKTNLIIIPSLVRDYETAVKGNKLLIEWIEQQYKAGAEIASMCTGTFMLASAGLLDGKNCSTHWSAADTFRTLFPNVNLLADQLITDEHGIYTNGGAYSFLNLLLYLVEKYYDRQTAIFCSKIFQIEMDRQSQSAFTIFTGQKSHGDEMVKEAQAYIENNLQEKISVEQLSSIFSVGRRNFDRRFIKATGNTPVEYSQRVKIESAKKAFETSRKTINEVMYEVGYNDVKAFREVFRKITGMSPLEYRNRYNKEAVV from the coding sequence ATGAAACACATAACGATACTTGTTCCCGACGGGCAAACCAGCTTGAGCAGTGTTGCCTGCATTGTTGGTTCATACGAAATGTTTACAAGAGCCAACGGCTATTGGTCACAAACAGAGGCGGGAAAGAAAAATGGAACAAAAGAATTATACAAGATCGAACTGGCAGGTGTTTCAAAGAAAGCAGAATTCGATAACGGATTACTTACGGTTACAACACATGTACATATTTCAAACATCAGCAAAACCAATCTCATCATCATCCCATCATTGGTGCGTGATTATGAAACAGCTGTTAAAGGAAACAAACTACTGATCGAATGGATCGAACAGCAATACAAAGCCGGCGCTGAAATTGCAAGCATGTGTACAGGTACGTTTATGCTGGCATCAGCAGGTTTACTCGATGGAAAAAATTGCTCCACTCATTGGTCAGCAGCCGATACATTCAGAACACTGTTCCCCAACGTCAATCTCTTGGCCGATCAACTGATTACCGATGAACACGGCATTTATACCAATGGCGGCGCTTATTCTTTTCTTAATCTATTGCTGTATTTAGTAGAAAAATATTACGACAGGCAAACGGCCATTTTCTGTTCCAAGATATTTCAAATTGAAATGGACAGACAAAGCCAATCGGCCTTTACCATTTTCACCGGACAGAAATCGCATGGCGATGAAATGGTGAAAGAAGCCCAGGCTTATATTGAAAATAACCTGCAGGAAAAAATATCTGTTGAACAATTATCTTCTATCTTTTCTGTTGGCCGCAGAAACTTCGACAGACGGTTTATTAAAGCAACCGGCAACACCCCTGTTGAATATTCGCAACGTGTAAAAATTGAATCAGCAAAGAAAGCATTTGAAACAAGCCGCAAAACAATTAACGAAGTAATGTATGAAGTTGGCTATAACGATGTAAAAGCATTTCGTGAAGTGTTTCGAAAGATCACCGGCATGTCGCCCTTGGAATACAGGAACAGGTACAATAAAGAAGCTGTGGTTTGA
- a CDS encoding SRPBCC family protein, with protein MMRKTTIRLLFMIILAACKNDRQQKHLIHQKNTTMATNDFTATIVVDQTPEQVFNAVNHVRGWWSEEIEGNTDKLNAVFDYHYEDVHRCKMEIIEFIPNRKVVWLVHENYFRFTNDKTEWTGTKIVFDIDEKEGKTQLRFTHLGLVPEYECFQVCRDAWTTYVTKSLHSLITTGKGQPNGKDKPQTENEKKLSAAKG; from the coding sequence ATGATGCGGAAAACAACTATACGTCTTCTTTTCATGATCATACTGGCAGCTTGCAAAAATGATCGTCAGCAAAAACATCTTATTCATCAAAAAAATACAACAATGGCAACAAATGATTTTACAGCAACCATCGTGGTTGATCAAACTCCTGAACAGGTTTTTAACGCAGTGAATCATGTTCGAGGATGGTGGAGTGAAGAGATTGAAGGCAATACAGATAAACTGAATGCTGTGTTTGATTATCATTATGAAGATGTGCACCGCTGCAAAATGGAGATCATTGAATTTATTCCAAACAGGAAAGTTGTTTGGTTGGTACATGAAAATTATTTCAGGTTCACAAACGATAAAACTGAGTGGACGGGTACAAAGATCGTGTTTGATATTGATGAGAAGGAAGGCAAAACACAGTTAAGATTCACTCATCTCGGGTTGGTTCCCGAATATGAATGTTTTCAAGTTTGTCGTGATGCATGGACGACGTATGTAACGAAAAGTTTGCACAGCCTCATTACAACAGGTAAAGGTCAACCGAACGGGAAGGATAAACCACAAACTGAAAACGAAAAGAAACTCAGTGCAGCAAAAGGATAG
- a CDS encoding SRPBCC family protein, with translation MNLQDYRTSITVSKAVAETFNAVNDICGWWSTDFEGSAAKEGDVFTVRFGDTFITMRIMELIPYSKIGWQVIDSWKHWMKSNHREWIGTTIMFELIEEEGNTKIDFTHIGLVPTLDCFDVCSDAWSGYIRNSLLNLIETGKGQPTQKEKTTDASIK, from the coding sequence ATGAATTTACAGGATTATCGTACAAGTATAACAGTTAGTAAAGCGGTAGCTGAAACATTTAATGCAGTAAATGATATTTGCGGATGGTGGTCAACCGATTTTGAAGGAAGTGCAGCTAAAGAGGGTGATGTGTTCACCGTTCGCTTTGGTGATACATTCATTACCATGCGCATCATGGAATTAATTCCTTACAGCAAAATTGGTTGGCAGGTAATTGATTCGTGGAAACATTGGATGAAAAGCAATCATAGGGAATGGATCGGCACAACGATCATGTTTGAACTGATAGAGGAGGAGGGCAACACAAAGATTGACTTCACACATATTGGCTTAGTACCGACACTTGATTGTTTTGACGTGTGTTCAGATGCATGGAGTGGTTATATCAGGAATAGTTTACTTAATCTAATAGAAACAGGTAAAGGGCAACCAACGCAAAAAGAAAAGACAACTGATGCTTCAATAAAATAA
- a CDS encoding dihydrofolate reductase family protein, whose amino-acid sequence MRKLIIEEWISLDGHISDKEGQLDFFTTLTAEENKYSDADQLKFLETIDTILLGRKTYELFVDFWPNATSEQEVIADKLNATGKLVFSNTIEKAPWGKWPEAEVIKGDAVEAIRKLKSLPGKNMVLWGSISLAQALMKENLIDEYHIQLCPALTGGGRKLFPDQATMQQFELIEVRQYLTGVVFLSYGKLK is encoded by the coding sequence ATGAGAAAGCTGATAATAGAAGAGTGGATCTCGCTCGACGGCCATATATCTGACAAAGAGGGACAGTTAGATTTTTTTACTACCCTCACAGCGGAAGAAAACAAATATTCAGATGCTGACCAGTTGAAATTTCTTGAAACGATCGATACAATTTTGTTAGGTCGCAAGACCTATGAGTTGTTTGTTGATTTCTGGCCGAATGCTACTTCAGAGCAGGAAGTAATTGCCGACAAACTAAACGCAACGGGCAAACTCGTTTTTTCTAACACAATTGAAAAAGCTCCATGGGGCAAATGGCCCGAAGCAGAAGTGATAAAGGGCGATGCTGTTGAAGCAATCCGGAAATTAAAATCATTGCCTGGCAAGAATATGGTTTTGTGGGGCAGTATTTCATTGGCGCAGGCATTAATGAAAGAAAATCTTATCGATGAATATCACATCCAGTTATGTCCAGCATTAACAGGTGGAGGCAGAAAGCTTTTTCCTGATCAAGCAACCATGCAACAGTTTGAACTTATCGAAGTAAGGCAGTATCTCACCGGGGTTGTCTTTCTCAGTTATGGCAAGTTGAAATAA
- a CDS encoding Gfo/Idh/MocA family protein, whose protein sequence is MQRIYLFLLLMCLQLSLPAQQQPLRIGVIGLTHTHVHWILGRADRGDIKIVGIVEPNRELAERYAKQHGYSMNILFSSMDEMIAVTRPEAVTAFGTIYEHLKVVETAAPKGIHVMVEKPLAVSMEHAQKMEVLAKKYNIHLLTNYETTWYPSNKKVNELLQNGTVGSLRKVVVRDGHRGPKRIGINKEFLDWLTDPVQNGGGALMDFGCYGANLVTWLQHGKRPTSVTAVTHQLQEENNPDVDDEATIILNYDTAQAIIQASWNWPIGRKDMEVYGLTGALYADNRTAVRWRKAEGYDGYKEEAYQLKENEKPFDDPFALFAAVIRKKVVLKPYDLSSLENNMLVVEILQAASESAKTGRTVKLN, encoded by the coding sequence ATGCAGCGTATCTATCTTTTCTTATTGTTGATGTGTTTACAGTTATCTCTGCCAGCTCAACAGCAGCCGTTACGTATTGGAGTAATTGGTCTCACTCATACACATGTGCATTGGATATTGGGAAGAGCAGATCGTGGCGATATAAAAATTGTGGGCATTGTTGAGCCCAACCGTGAACTGGCAGAGCGTTATGCAAAGCAGCATGGCTATTCAATGAATATCCTGTTTAGCAGCATGGATGAAATGATCGCTGTAACAAGACCGGAGGCTGTAACGGCTTTCGGAACCATCTATGAACATTTAAAAGTTGTTGAGACTGCAGCGCCAAAAGGTATTCATGTGATGGTTGAAAAACCATTAGCCGTAAGTATGGAGCATGCACAAAAAATGGAAGTATTGGCGAAGAAGTACAACATTCATTTACTTACGAATTATGAAACCACCTGGTACCCGTCAAACAAAAAGGTGAATGAGCTGCTGCAAAACGGAACAGTTGGCAGTTTGCGAAAAGTAGTGGTTCGTGACGGGCACAGAGGGCCCAAGCGAATTGGCATCAACAAAGAATTTCTTGATTGGCTTACTGATCCTGTTCAGAATGGAGGTGGTGCCTTGATGGATTTTGGTTGTTATGGTGCAAACCTTGTAACATGGTTACAGCATGGTAAGCGACCAACATCGGTAACTGCAGTTACACATCAATTGCAGGAGGAAAATAATCCTGATGTGGATGATGAAGCAACGATCATTTTAAACTACGATACTGCACAGGCAATTATACAGGCATCGTGGAACTGGCCCATTGGTCGTAAGGATATGGAAGTATATGGATTAACAGGCGCATTATATGCTGATAACCGTACAGCGGTCAGATGGCGCAAAGCGGAAGGCTATGATGGGTATAAAGAAGAAGCGTATCAACTGAAGGAAAATGAAAAACCGTTTGATGATCCGTTTGCTTTGTTTGCGGCTGTTATCCGGAAGAAGGTGGTTCTGAAACCGTATGACCTTTCCTCGCTGGAGAATAATATGCTGGTGGTAGAAATATTGCAGGCCGCCAGCGAAAGTGCTAAAACAGGACGAACTGTTAAGCTAAACTAG